A single window of Priestia filamentosa DNA harbors:
- a CDS encoding YtrH family sporulation protein — protein MKDTFVTLFITSYFIALGVIIGGSFIGSFGAFLMGKPPLTYMSTLSDNLKIWALIAAIGGTFDTFFSIEKGFFQGATKEAFKQILYILSALGGAQTGALLIKWLIQDYLSS, from the coding sequence ATGAAAGATACATTTGTAACCCTTTTTATTACGAGTTACTTTATTGCACTTGGTGTTATTATTGGCGGCTCTTTTATCGGCTCTTTTGGTGCCTTTTTAATGGGCAAGCCCCCTTTAACATATATGAGTACTCTTTCCGACAACTTAAAAATCTGGGCCCTTATTGCGGCTATTGGCGGAACTTTCGACACTTTTTTTAGCATTGAAAAAGGCTTTTTTCAAGGCGCAACAAAAGAAGCGTTCAAACAGATTCTTTATATTCTTTCTGCTCTGGGCGGTGCTCAAACAGGTGCACTTCTTATCAAATGGCTTATCCAGGACTATCTCTCATCATGA
- the dnaE gene encoding DNA polymerase III subunit alpha, protein MSFVHLQVKSGYTLLQSTVKIKELVQKAKEDGQKAIALTDHNVMHAILPFYKECKKEGIKPILGITLTVHVEENIYDLILLARNNQGYQHLLKLATAVQINEKKGVSLKTLTAYSEHLFALFPYSQLQEPFFNEKQVKNVLLPFSSLFRHYFYIAVTEKDVSEETINMFRSCGIKAVGTNDVRYLEKEHQLAYQCLEAVRKGVKREEIEIYEQERYLKKEEEMKEVFAHFPSLLEETVHIANNCSVSLSLGSSFLPKYPVEEGKSAHVLLKKLCERGMEQKGLSEDKRYQRRLQYELHIIEKMSFSDYFLIVADFMHFAHRKGIITGPGRGSAAGSLVAYALDITTVDPIQYDLLFERFLNPERISMPDIDIDFPDHRRDEVIQYVMKRYGKEHVAQIITFGTLAAKAALRDIAKVFGVDGAEMNRLSKLIPAKQGVTLKEVYNTSEEFRSILQSSALLQTVFSVALLVEGLPRHSSIHAAGVVISEQPLTHYVPLQEGHGDVPLTQYAMNETAAAGLLKIDFLGLRNLTILERILKSVQKFNRTLTLQTIPLDDSEAFRLLSNGDTAGIFQFESSGITEVLKTLKPSEFEDLVAVNALYRPGPMEQIPHYIKRKHGKEEVHYLHEDLKPILEKTYGVIVYQEQIMQIASRLAGFTLGEADLLRRAVSKKNRSVLEEERQHFIKGCLQKGYDTEVASNLYGLIVQFANYGFNRSHAVAYSLIAYYLAYFKAHYKAHFTAALLTSAIGNEERVKQYIHEAKFKGLEILPPSINKSVYAFTVEGENAIRYSLAPIKYIGQTALREIIEKRKEKRFASLFDFCMRISEQAVGRNGLISLIYAGGFDEFGEDRATLIKSIDVAFEHASLMEDFGFEPKYAKAEPLTEEEKLGYEKQALGLYLSSHPLSSYRPFLQKEGAHPLFTLEQQKRGNVKVGALVTERREILTKRGERMAFLNLQDETGEIEGIVFPNAFRKFQEKLSIDGKILIVGKIEERNQKFQLLINEVISLEDVKQSFLKALYLRVDSQQKQEEVFIELEETFKRFKGDTAVMIYYAAEDKTIRLASSFNVNPSNECLQYLKKILGDGNVILRE, encoded by the coding sequence ATGTCATTTGTTCACTTGCAAGTAAAAAGTGGATATACTTTGCTTCAGAGTACAGTGAAAATAAAAGAACTTGTTCAAAAAGCAAAGGAAGATGGCCAAAAGGCAATTGCTTTAACAGACCACAATGTCATGCACGCTATTCTTCCTTTTTATAAAGAATGCAAAAAAGAAGGTATCAAGCCAATTCTAGGGATAACTCTTACAGTACACGTCGAAGAAAACATCTATGATCTTATTTTGCTTGCTAGAAATAATCAGGGATATCAACACCTCTTAAAACTTGCGACAGCTGTACAAATCAATGAGAAAAAAGGAGTATCGCTTAAAACGTTGACAGCGTACAGTGAGCATCTGTTTGCACTGTTCCCTTATTCACAACTTCAAGAGCCGTTCTTTAATGAAAAACAGGTGAAAAACGTACTGTTACCGTTCTCCTCCCTATTTCGCCACTATTTCTACATAGCTGTAACAGAGAAAGATGTTTCAGAGGAAACGATAAATATGTTTCGCTCTTGTGGAATAAAAGCGGTAGGTACGAACGATGTTCGTTATTTAGAGAAAGAGCATCAGCTTGCTTATCAATGTTTAGAAGCGGTGAGAAAAGGTGTTAAAAGAGAAGAAATTGAAATCTACGAACAGGAACGTTATTTAAAAAAAGAAGAAGAAATGAAAGAAGTTTTTGCGCATTTTCCCTCTCTATTAGAAGAAACCGTCCACATTGCAAACAACTGCAGCGTCTCGTTGAGTCTTGGTTCTTCTTTTCTACCAAAATATCCTGTAGAAGAAGGAAAAAGCGCTCATGTTCTTTTAAAAAAGCTTTGTGAGAGAGGGATGGAGCAAAAGGGGCTTTCTGAAGATAAACGTTATCAACGTCGCCTTCAGTATGAGCTTCATATCATTGAGAAAATGAGCTTTAGCGATTACTTTTTAATTGTGGCAGATTTTATGCATTTTGCTCATCGAAAAGGAATTATAACAGGTCCTGGAAGGGGATCTGCTGCAGGATCACTTGTTGCTTATGCTCTTGATATTACAACTGTTGATCCTATTCAATATGATTTATTATTTGAACGTTTTTTAAACCCAGAGCGAATAAGCATGCCTGATATTGATATTGATTTTCCGGATCATCGCCGTGATGAAGTGATCCAGTACGTTATGAAAAGATATGGAAAAGAGCATGTTGCCCAAATCATTACGTTTGGAACATTAGCAGCAAAAGCAGCTTTGCGTGATATCGCAAAAGTATTTGGAGTAGACGGAGCAGAAATGAATAGGTTGTCAAAACTTATTCCTGCTAAGCAAGGAGTAACGTTAAAAGAAGTGTACAACACATCAGAAGAGTTTCGCTCCATTCTTCAATCTTCCGCTCTTTTGCAGACCGTATTTTCAGTAGCTCTTCTAGTTGAAGGCTTGCCTCGTCACTCTTCAATTCATGCAGCAGGCGTTGTAATTAGCGAGCAGCCATTAACACACTACGTACCGCTACAGGAAGGGCATGGAGACGTACCTTTAACACAATATGCCATGAATGAAACAGCTGCAGCAGGATTATTGAAAATTGATTTTCTTGGACTGAGGAACTTAACGATCTTAGAAAGAATCTTGAAATCTGTTCAAAAGTTCAACAGAACACTAACGCTTCAAACCATTCCTTTAGATGATTCAGAAGCTTTTCGTCTACTAAGCAATGGAGATACAGCGGGAATTTTTCAATTTGAATCGTCAGGTATTACAGAGGTATTAAAAACGTTAAAACCAAGTGAGTTCGAAGATTTAGTCGCTGTTAATGCTTTATATCGGCCAGGACCAATGGAGCAGATTCCTCATTATATAAAAAGGAAACATGGAAAAGAAGAAGTTCACTATTTGCATGAAGACTTAAAACCAATTCTAGAGAAAACATATGGAGTTATCGTTTATCAAGAGCAAATCATGCAAATTGCCTCACGATTGGCGGGTTTTACGCTTGGTGAAGCTGACTTGTTAAGACGAGCAGTAAGCAAAAAGAACCGAAGCGTACTTGAGGAAGAACGTCAGCACTTTATCAAAGGATGTTTGCAAAAAGGGTATGATACAGAAGTTGCTTCAAATCTCTATGGATTAATTGTGCAGTTTGCAAATTATGGGTTTAATAGAAGTCATGCTGTCGCATATAGCCTTATAGCCTATTATCTTGCTTATTTTAAAGCGCACTACAAAGCTCACTTTACAGCAGCTTTGTTAACGAGCGCAATTGGAAATGAGGAAAGAGTTAAACAATATATTCATGAAGCAAAATTCAAAGGCCTTGAAATTCTGCCTCCTTCTATTAATAAAAGTGTTTACGCATTTACTGTGGAAGGAGAGAATGCTATTCGCTACAGTTTAGCGCCAATCAAATACATTGGGCAAACAGCTCTTCGCGAAATTATTGAAAAAAGAAAAGAGAAAAGGTTCGCTAGCTTATTTGATTTTTGCATGCGCATTTCAGAACAAGCTGTTGGGCGGAATGGTCTCATTTCTCTTATTTATGCGGGAGGATTTGATGAGTTTGGGGAAGATAGAGCAACATTGATCAAATCCATTGACGTTGCTTTCGAACATGCAAGTCTTATGGAGGATTTTGGATTTGAACCAAAGTATGCAAAAGCAGAGCCTTTAACAGAGGAGGAAAAGCTTGGTTATGAAAAGCAAGCACTTGGACTTTACTTATCTAGTCATCCTTTGTCTTCTTATAGACCCTTCCTTCAAAAAGAAGGGGCACACCCTCTTTTCACTTTAGAACAGCAAAAAAGAGGAAACGTAAAAGTAGGGGCTCTTGTAACGGAACGACGAGAAATCCTTACAAAACGAGGAGAGAGAATGGCTTTTCTGAACTTGCAGGATGAAACAGGAGAAATAGAAGGAATTGTATTTCCGAATGCATTTAGAAAGTTTCAAGAAAAATTAAGTATTGATGGTAAAATATTAATAGTTGGAAAAATAGAGGAACGAAACCAAAAGTTTCAGCTACTTATTAATGAGGTTATTTCACTTGAAGATGTGAAACAAAGCTTTTTAAAAGCGCTCTATTTAAGAGTAGATTCACAGCAAAAGCAAGAAGAAGTTTTCATAGAGTTAGAAGAGACTTTTAAGCGATTTAAAGGCGATACAGCAGTCATGATTTACTATGCTGCTGAAGATAAAACCATTCGTTTAGCATCTTCTTTTAATGTGAATCCAAGTAATGAATGCTTGCAATATTTAAAGAAAATACTAGGGGATGGAAACGTGATTCTTCGTGAGTAA
- a CDS encoding NAD(P)-dependent malic enzyme — MSLKEEALHIHRMNQGKLESKAKIPVKNAKDLSLAYSPGVAEPCKAIYDDVNKVYEYTMKGNMVAVVSDGTAVLGLGNIGPEASLPVMEGKAVLFKSFAGVDAFPICLNTTDVDKIVETVKLLEPTFGGVNLEDIAAPNCFEIEERLKKETNIPVFHDDQHGTAIVTVAGLLNALKLVGKSMSEIKVVANGAGAAGIAIIKLLYRYGVRDIVMCDSKGAIFEGRSYGMNDVKKEVASYTNRDRVEGDLADVIREADVFIGVSVEGALTKEMVRTMNTDPIIFAMANPTPEIMPEDAKEAGARVIGTGRSDFPNQVNNVLAFPGIFRGALDVRATHINEKMKMAAVEAIAGLISEEELNADYVIPAPFNPEVAPAVAAAVAKAAMETGVARIEVNPEEVAEKTRKLTIIE; from the coding sequence ATGTCATTGAAAGAGGAAGCTTTACATATTCACCGTATGAATCAGGGTAAATTAGAGTCAAAAGCAAAAATTCCCGTAAAAAATGCGAAAGACTTAAGTCTTGCTTATTCACCAGGAGTAGCAGAGCCTTGTAAAGCCATCTATGATGATGTTAATAAGGTATATGAATACACAATGAAGGGCAACATGGTAGCAGTAGTTTCAGATGGAACAGCGGTACTTGGACTTGGGAATATTGGTCCAGAAGCATCTTTACCAGTTATGGAAGGAAAAGCTGTATTGTTCAAAAGTTTCGCTGGAGTGGATGCGTTTCCAATTTGCTTAAATACAACGGATGTAGATAAAATTGTTGAAACTGTAAAACTTCTTGAGCCAACATTCGGCGGCGTAAATTTAGAAGATATTGCCGCACCTAACTGCTTTGAGATTGAAGAACGTTTGAAAAAAGAAACAAACATTCCTGTGTTTCATGATGATCAACATGGAACAGCAATTGTAACAGTAGCAGGTCTTCTAAATGCATTAAAACTTGTTGGCAAATCAATGTCTGAAATCAAAGTTGTAGCAAATGGAGCAGGTGCAGCTGGAATTGCTATTATCAAACTTTTATACCGTTATGGTGTACGTGATATTGTGATGTGTGATTCGAAAGGCGCAATTTTTGAAGGTCGCTCATATGGTATGAACGATGTGAAGAAAGAAGTTGCTTCATATACAAACCGTGACAGAGTTGAAGGAGATTTAGCTGACGTAATTCGTGAAGCAGACGTATTCATTGGTGTTTCTGTTGAAGGTGCACTTACAAAAGAAATGGTACGAACAATGAATACAGATCCAATCATTTTTGCAATGGCAAATCCAACGCCAGAAATCATGCCTGAAGATGCAAAAGAAGCAGGTGCCAGAGTTATTGGAACAGGACGTTCAGACTTCCCGAACCAAGTTAACAACGTACTTGCATTCCCAGGGATTTTCCGTGGTGCACTTGATGTGCGTGCTACACATATTAATGAAAAAATGAAAATGGCAGCTGTTGAGGCTATTGCTGGTTTAATTTCTGAAGAAGAGTTAAATGCAGATTATGTCATCCCAGCTCCATTTAACCCAGAAGTAGCTCCGGCTGTGGCAGCTGCTGTTGCGAAAGCAGCTATGGAAACAGGAGTAGCTCGTATTGAAGTAAATCCAGAAGAAGTAGCGGAGAAAACGCGTAAGCTAACAATCATTGAGTAA
- the accD gene encoding acetyl-CoA carboxylase, carboxyltransferase subunit beta, producing MLRDWFVKKKKYASIPSEHIRQEVPEGIMTKCKKCKKIMYTKELKKNLKVCLNCGYHHQMTGYERISSLLDEESFVEYDKGMTSANPLDFPSYLEKIQQDQQKTGMNEAIVTGEGTINGVAVVIAVMDSHFRMGSMGSVVGEKITRAVEKAVEKRVPFLIFTASGGARMQEGVLSLMQMAKTSVALNRLGEAGELFISVMTHPTTGGVSASFASLGDYNFAEPGALIGFAGRRIIEQTIREELPEDFQTAEFLLKHGQLDAVIKRHDMKETLGNILDMHKSGGGEEWQ from the coding sequence TTGTTAAGAGACTGGTTTGTTAAAAAGAAAAAATATGCTTCGATTCCTTCAGAACATATAAGACAAGAAGTACCAGAAGGAATTATGACAAAGTGTAAGAAATGTAAAAAAATCATGTATACAAAAGAATTGAAAAAGAATTTAAAAGTTTGTTTAAACTGTGGATATCATCATCAAATGACAGGATATGAACGTATTTCGAGTTTGCTTGATGAAGAAAGTTTTGTTGAATATGACAAAGGTATGACGTCTGCAAATCCGTTAGACTTTCCGTCTTACCTTGAAAAAATCCAACAAGATCAACAGAAAACAGGAATGAATGAAGCAATTGTAACGGGTGAAGGAACGATCAATGGTGTAGCTGTTGTTATAGCGGTAATGGATTCTCATTTTAGAATGGGAAGTATGGGATCTGTAGTTGGCGAAAAAATTACGCGCGCGGTAGAAAAAGCAGTGGAAAAACGCGTGCCGTTTTTGATTTTCACAGCTTCTGGCGGCGCTCGTATGCAAGAGGGTGTATTAAGCCTTATGCAGATGGCTAAAACAAGCGTTGCTTTAAACCGTCTTGGTGAAGCAGGAGAGCTGTTTATTTCAGTAATGACGCATCCAACAACAGGAGGAGTTTCTGCAAGCTTTGCTTCGCTTGGTGACTACAATTTTGCCGAGCCTGGTGCACTTATTGGATTTGCTGGACGTCGAATTATTGAACAAACGATTCGCGAAGAACTTCCGGAGGACTTTCAAACAGCTGAATTTTTATTAAAACATGGTCAGCTTGATGCTGTCATTAAAAGGCATGATATGAAAGAAACGCTTGGAAATATTCTAGATATGCATAAGTCAGGAGGTGGAGAAGAATGGCAGTAG
- the accA gene encoding acetyl-CoA carboxylase carboxyl transferase subunit alpha, protein MAVELEFERPVVELRNKIQELKNFAQSSDVDLSGEVSKLEERLKRVEHEIYDHLAPWDRVQIARHAERPTTADYIEQLFTNFFECHGDRLFGEDEAIIGGIAKFHGLPVTVIGHQRGKDTKENLRRNFGMPHPEGYRKALRLMKQAEKFNRPIITFVDTKGAYPGKAAEERGQSEAIAKNLMEMAGFTVPIISVVIGEGGSGGAIGLGLSNHLHMLENSTYSVISPEGAAALLWKDSTLAKKAAETMRITAPDLKELGVIDDVIEEIRGGAHRDVVKQAQFIDATIKSSLLSLRKLSKEELVNQRYAKYREIGEFLEEQKQKVTK, encoded by the coding sequence ATGGCAGTAGAGCTTGAATTCGAACGCCCTGTCGTGGAGCTTCGTAATAAAATTCAAGAGCTTAAAAACTTTGCTCAGAGCTCGGACGTTGACTTATCTGGAGAAGTAAGCAAGCTTGAAGAACGTTTGAAGCGTGTGGAACATGAAATTTATGACCATCTCGCTCCATGGGACCGTGTGCAGATTGCTAGACATGCTGAACGTCCTACAACAGCAGACTATATTGAGCAGTTGTTTACAAACTTTTTTGAGTGTCATGGCGATCGTCTTTTTGGTGAAGATGAAGCTATTATTGGTGGTATCGCTAAATTCCATGGTCTTCCTGTTACAGTTATCGGCCATCAGCGTGGAAAGGACACGAAAGAAAATCTTCGTCGTAACTTCGGGATGCCACATCCTGAAGGATATAGAAAAGCTCTTCGGCTTATGAAGCAAGCCGAGAAGTTTAACCGTCCGATTATTACTTTTGTCGATACAAAAGGAGCTTACCCAGGAAAAGCAGCTGAAGAACGTGGACAAAGTGAAGCAATTGCTAAAAACTTAATGGAAATGGCTGGATTTACGGTTCCGATTATCTCTGTTGTTATTGGAGAAGGTGGGAGTGGTGGTGCTATTGGTTTAGGTCTTAGCAATCATCTTCATATGCTTGAGAATTCCACTTATTCTGTCATTTCTCCAGAGGGAGCAGCAGCACTTCTTTGGAAAGATTCGACGCTTGCTAAAAAAGCAGCTGAGACAATGAGAATCACGGCTCCAGATTTGAAAGAATTAGGGGTTATTGATGATGTAATTGAAGAAATTCGCGGCGGAGCTCATCGCGATGTTGTGAAACAGGCACAGTTTATTGACGCGACAATTAAATCATCTCTTTTATCTTTAAGAAAACTTTCAAAAGAAGAGCTCGTTAACCAGCGCTATGCAAAATATCGCGAAATTGGCGAATTCTTAGAAGAACAAAAACAAAAAGTTACAAAATAG
- the pyk gene encoding pyruvate kinase: protein MRKTKIVCTIGPASESKEMLEKLVQAGMNVARLNFSHGDFEEHGARVKTIREVSRESGKTVAILLDTKGPEIRTHTVENGEISLSKDDEVIVSMNEVVGTPQKFSITYKGLINDVEKGSTILLDDGLIELEVIDINKKHEEIRTKVRNPGILKNKKGVNVPGVSVNLPGMTEKDANDIKFGIEQEVDFIAASFVRRASDVLEIRQLLEENGGEHIQIIPKIENQEGVDNIDEILAVSDGLMVARGDLGVEIPAETVPLVQKRLIKKCNELGKPVITATQMLDSMQRNPRPTRAEASDVANAIFDGTDAIMLSGETAAGHYPVESVQTMNAIATRVEKALNYQDLLKKRSQQIGATVTDAIGQSVVHTSLNLNVNAILAPTESGYTAKMISKYRPQAQIIGVTTDEKVLRKLALVWGVHPVLGENVATIDEMLDMSVRAARKSSNIENGDVVVITAGVPVGKSGTTNLMKVQVVGELLAKGQGIGRKSAFGKVVVAKNAKELQEKITEGSIVVTIGTDRDMMDSLEKASAIITEEGGLTSHGAVVGLSLGIPVIVGIENATELFKDGQDVTVDGNGGVIYKGHASVL from the coding sequence ATGAGAAAAACAAAAATTGTTTGTACAATTGGTCCAGCTAGTGAAAGTAAAGAAATGCTTGAAAAGTTAGTACAAGCGGGTATGAACGTTGCACGTTTAAATTTCTCGCATGGAGATTTTGAAGAGCATGGAGCTCGTGTAAAAACCATTCGTGAAGTTAGTCGTGAAAGTGGTAAAACCGTAGCGATTCTTTTGGATACAAAGGGGCCTGAGATTCGAACACATACGGTAGAAAACGGTGAGATTTCGCTTTCAAAAGATGATGAAGTTATTGTATCAATGAATGAAGTTGTCGGAACTCCACAAAAGTTCTCAATTACATACAAAGGGTTAATTAATGACGTTGAGAAAGGGTCAACCATTTTATTAGATGATGGATTAATTGAACTTGAAGTAATTGATATTAACAAAAAACATGAAGAAATCCGCACAAAGGTCCGCAATCCAGGGATTTTGAAAAATAAAAAAGGCGTCAATGTACCAGGAGTGAGCGTAAATCTCCCTGGTATGACTGAGAAAGATGCAAATGATATTAAGTTTGGCATCGAGCAAGAAGTTGATTTTATTGCAGCTTCTTTTGTTCGCAGAGCTTCAGATGTACTGGAAATCCGCCAACTTTTAGAAGAGAACGGCGGGGAGCATATTCAAATTATCCCGAAGATTGAAAATCAGGAAGGGGTAGATAATATTGATGAGATATTAGCTGTATCAGATGGTCTCATGGTCGCGCGTGGAGATTTAGGTGTTGAAATTCCTGCCGAGACTGTTCCCCTTGTCCAAAAAAGGCTAATAAAAAAATGCAATGAATTAGGAAAACCCGTTATTACGGCAACACAAATGCTTGATTCAATGCAAAGAAATCCTCGCCCAACGCGAGCGGAGGCAAGTGACGTAGCAAACGCTATTTTTGATGGAACAGACGCAATTATGCTTTCTGGTGAAACAGCAGCAGGTCATTATCCTGTTGAATCTGTGCAAACGATGAATGCTATTGCAACAAGAGTAGAAAAAGCTCTAAATTATCAAGATCTTCTAAAAAAACGAAGTCAACAAATTGGAGCTACTGTAACAGATGCTATTGGTCAATCTGTTGTGCATACATCTTTGAACTTAAATGTTAATGCAATATTAGCTCCAACTGAAAGTGGTTATACAGCGAAGATGATTTCAAAGTATCGTCCTCAAGCGCAGATTATTGGGGTTACAACAGATGAAAAAGTTTTAAGAAAGCTTGCACTCGTTTGGGGAGTACATCCCGTGCTTGGCGAGAATGTGGCCACAATTGATGAAATGCTTGATATGTCAGTTCGTGCTGCTCGTAAATCAAGCAATATTGAAAATGGAGATGTTGTTGTAATTACAGCAGGTGTTCCTGTCGGGAAATCTGGAACAACAAACCTTATGAAAGTGCAGGTTGTTGGAGAACTGCTTGCAAAAGGACAAGGTATTGGACGTAAATCAGCATTCGGAAAAGTAGTGGTTGCTAAAAACGCAAAAGAACTACAAGAAAAAATAACTGAAGGAAGTATTGTTGTTACAATTGGTACAGATCGAGATATGATGGATTCATTAGAAAAAGCATCAGCTATTATTACAGAAGAAGGTGGCTTAACAAGTCATGGAGCTGTTGTTGGTTTAAGTCTAGGTATTCCTGTCATTGTAGGAATTGAAAATGCAACAGAGCTCTTTAAAGATGGTCAAGATGTAACCGTTGATGGGAATGGCGGCGTTATTTATAAAGGACATGCAAGCGTGCTATAA
- a CDS encoding FxsA family protein: protein MKKIFPFFLVLVLLEIAAMIYIGSAIGFFSTLLLIVATSIAGAYFSKKQGLLVLQKARYQMEHGYVPGEEIMDGLCVLLAGILLIIPGFITDITGLIFLLPFTRNLLKPIISRYLGTIFRNKGFVMMRRF from the coding sequence ATGAAAAAAATTTTTCCGTTCTTTTTAGTTTTAGTATTGCTTGAAATTGCAGCCATGATTTATATAGGAAGTGCGATTGGCTTTTTTTCTACCCTTTTATTGATAGTAGCTACAAGCATAGCAGGAGCCTATTTTTCAAAAAAACAAGGTCTTCTTGTATTACAAAAAGCTCGTTATCAAATGGAACATGGTTATGTGCCGGGAGAAGAAATTATGGATGGTTTATGTGTACTCCTTGCTGGAATATTGCTTATCATTCCTGGGTTTATTACAGATATAACAGGTCTTATATTCCTGCTTCCTTTTACAAGAAACCTTCTTAAACCAATAATTTCACGCTATCTCGGCACTATTTTCCGAAATAAAGGATTTGTCATGATGCGTCGTTTTTAA
- the ytvI gene encoding sporulation integral membrane protein YtvI, with protein MNSHYVSIFGRILLVVSLTILSFWFLYHLSHLIYPFIVAFILSLMINPFVNLLENRLRFPRSLAILTTLLLLFCSVAGILVLLFTEIVAGAEYLAKSVPQNFTHLVLYIEQFLGEQIIPLYNKLSSFFNNLENEQQIAMMTNIQNVGETLSETVGTFIQRFLQSIPIVFTWLPNAATFFIFSLLATFFISKDLNKLKGKINKVFPPKVKKSLRTIIIELKFALTGFLKAQLTLISITTIIVLIGLLILRIDYAITIALIVGFVDLIPYLGTGVILVPWALYNFLSGNNALGIGLLVLYVVVAVQRQIMEPKVLSSSIGIDPLATLIAVFIGFQLFGFFGLIIGPTSLVLFNTIHKVGVFHHLLAFILDNKKKI; from the coding sequence ATGAATTCACACTATGTTTCCATATTTGGTCGAATTCTACTCGTTGTCTCCCTCACCATTCTTTCCTTTTGGTTCCTATATCATTTATCACACTTGATTTATCCTTTTATCGTTGCTTTTATCCTTTCTCTAATGATTAATCCCTTTGTAAATCTATTGGAGAATCGGCTGAGGTTTCCACGTTCTTTAGCTATATTAACAACTCTTCTTCTTCTTTTTTGTTCAGTAGCAGGTATATTAGTGCTTCTTTTTACTGAAATCGTAGCAGGAGCTGAGTATTTAGCAAAATCCGTGCCTCAAAACTTTACTCATCTTGTTTTATACATCGAACAGTTTCTAGGAGAGCAAATTATCCCGCTTTATAATAAATTATCTTCTTTTTTCAACAACCTAGAAAACGAGCAGCAAATTGCAATGATGACGAACATCCAAAATGTTGGAGAAACTCTATCTGAAACAGTCGGAACTTTCATTCAACGTTTCTTACAAAGTATTCCAATCGTTTTTACATGGCTGCCAAATGCAGCTACGTTTTTCATCTTTTCCCTTCTTGCTACTTTTTTTATTAGTAAAGATTTAAACAAGCTCAAAGGAAAAATAAATAAAGTTTTCCCACCTAAAGTGAAAAAAAGCCTACGTACCATCATCATTGAACTAAAGTTTGCGCTAACAGGATTCCTAAAAGCACAGCTTACCCTTATTTCGATTACAACTATTATCGTTCTTATAGGATTATTGATTTTACGAATTGATTATGCCATTACTATCGCTCTTATCGTTGGTTTTGTTGATTTAATTCCTTACTTAGGAACAGGAGTCATTCTTGTACCATGGGCCCTTTATAACTTTTTAAGTGGAAATAACGCACTCGGAATAGGCTTACTTGTACTTTATGTAGTCGTTGCTGTCCAAAGGCAAATCATGGAGCCAAAAGTTCTTTCATCAAGTATTGGAATTGATCCACTTGCAACATTAATAGCTGTTTTTATCGGTTTTCAACTTTTTGGCTTTTTTGGACTTATTATTGGGCCAACTTCTCTTGTTCTCTTTAATACAATACACAAAGTTGGAGTTTTTCATCATCTCTTAGCGTTTATTTTAGATAACAAAAAGAAAATTTGA
- a CDS encoding DUF441 domain-containing protein, whose product MFSQATLFLLIFLGIAVIAKNQSLIFAVAFLLVIKLIGLDSKLFPYLQTKGINLGVTIITIAVLIPIATGEIGFKQLGDAVKSSYAWIALGAGIAVALIAKHGLTLLQNDPQITAALVIGTILAVALFQGVAVGPLIGAGIAYICMKIVEMFQ is encoded by the coding sequence GTGTTCTCACAAGCAACATTATTTTTACTTATTTTCCTTGGAATTGCAGTCATTGCTAAGAACCAATCGCTTATTTTTGCTGTTGCTTTTTTACTGGTTATAAAACTGATTGGCCTTGATAGCAAGCTGTTTCCTTACCTACAAACTAAAGGAATTAATTTAGGAGTGACAATTATAACAATCGCAGTCCTTATCCCAATTGCTACAGGAGAAATTGGGTTTAAACAGCTTGGAGACGCTGTGAAGTCTTCCTATGCCTGGATTGCTCTAGGAGCAGGAATCGCTGTGGCGCTTATTGCAAAACATGGGTTAACGCTCCTTCAAAATGATCCTCAAATCACAGCTGCTCTTGTAATTGGAACAATTTTGGCTGTTGCCCTTTTTCAAGGAGTTGCCGTTGGGCCACTTATTGGAGCTGGAATTGCCTATATTTGTATGAAAATCGTTGAAATGTTTCAATGA